From Paenibacillus sp. PL2-23:
CTAGGAATATTCCGAGCCGTAATGAACCGCGACCAGCCTGACTTGGTCTCGTCATAGAACGCTCCGAACCGATCGCCCTTCATCCCATATGTCTCAATTTCACAGAACTCCAATCGTTCCCCGCCGAATGATTTAACAGGATAACGATTAATACCGCTAATTGCTCCTACCGTTCTGGACATCTCCTTGCCTCCGTCATCCTATGTTAGAGTGAACTGCCCTGCCCCCAACCGAAATGACTTCCAATTCGCCTTGCCGTTTCTTCGGGGCTCAGGTTCGTATTGTTAATTCTTACATAGTTTACCCTCGTAAGCTCCCCTTCAAGCGAATTCAGCCGATACTTGTCCAAATATATTGTCGGATCTTGTTCGTGAGTTGCCACATCTCCGGGCTCTTGTCATTTCATTTTTAACAGCTGATAAATAAGTCCAGCAATCACAGGAAAGAAGAATACCACTGCAATAAACAATCCACTATATACGGAAATGAGTAAAAGTATCACACAAATCATTATTAAAATTAGATGCTTCACGAAAGATAGTTCACCTCAAGATTCAAGATAAAAGATCAAGGGCGAAGAAGAATAATAAAGTGCCCGACCGTTGGTAGAATGGTGTTTGCGAAGACAACATTTCCCAAATAGAGGAGCACTTGATAAGGTGAAGTTTACCACAAAAATATCAGACTTGGAAACAGCATTGGTCTCAATCAACGCTTTCTATCTTCCACTCCCTTCCATCGTCTGCAATCCAAGCGCCAGCGCTCCGCATAAACCGGCATTGTCTCCTAATGCGGGAGGAACGATATAATCATCGATGTTATCTACAATGGACTTGGCACTAACATAGCCATTCAAATTGCTTTGAACCTCTTTTCGGATCAATGGGTAAAGCTGCTTCTGATGCATGACGCCGCCGCCTAAAATGATTTTCTTTGGGGACAACATCAGAATGGAAGCTGTCACCGATTGTCCGATATAATAAGCTTCCATTGACCATGCCAAATGGTCGGCAGGTATATCACAGCCTTTCCTATTCCAGCGCTTCTCGATCGCCGGACCGGCGGCCATGCCTTCCAGGCAATCCCCATGATACGGACAGTTCCCTTCAAATCGATCTTCCGGATGGCGCCTTGTTAATAGATGCCCTCCTTCCGGATGCACAAGACCGTGAACCAGCCTGCCTTCTGCGAACACACCTACGCCGATTCCAGTACCTATCGTATAATAGATGCAACTGTCCAAGCCCCTAGCAGAACCCCACATGGATTCTCCAAGCGCGGCGGCGTTGACATCCGTGTCCCATCCAAACGGTACGTCGAACACTTGCTTCAAGCTCTTCAGGAACGGAAAGTTCGCCCAACCCGGCTTCGGAGTTGTCGTTACACATCCATAGTAAGAGCTGGATGGATGGATATCGATCGGCCCGAAGGATCCGATTCCGATACTATCCACATTATTGTGTTCAAAATAGGAAATGACTTGCTCAAGCGTTCTTTCCGGTTCGCTTGTCGGAAAACTTATTTTATCTTCAATTATCCCTTGTTCATTACCGATGCCACAAATAAATTTTGTCCCTCCGGCTTCAATAGCACCAATCCGCATCTTAGCTCTCCTCCCCAATCTAAAATAGCTCCCATCCTCATTAAGGACAGGAACTATTCGACTCCACCTTCATTCTTATTCGTCAAACGTAGTTCAACTCATATACATTCCACCATTGATATGAATGGTATGCCCCGTGATATAACGGGCCAGCTCGGACGCCAAGAACAAGGCGCTGCCCGCAACATCCTCCGGCGTGCCTTCTCTGCCAAGCGGGATATGCTCAACTGCCTTATTTCTGGCTGCAGGAGGCGTGAAGGTATCGTGGAATGCAGTCTGGCCGATAAATCCGGGCGCCAGCACGTTCACGCGAATGCCGCTTGATGCCAGCTCGGTCGCAAGTCCTTTTGAATACGTCTGAATGGCCGACTTGCTCGCGGCATAGATCTGCGCGCCGCTTCCCCCTCCGTTAAGGACGGCAACAGAAGCCATGTTGATGATGACGCCTCCGCCGATTCGTTTCATCCCCGGAATGACATGCTTGCAAGCGAACACGGTGCTCTTGAAATTGACATCCATCACCGCATCATACAGCTGTTCCGTCATGTTCTCGTTTAATCTGCGTTCAATTAAGTGACCAGCGTTATTGACGAGTATATCGATCGGCTGTTTAAATACATTCTCAACTTCATTTACCAGACGTTCTATTTCGGCGGTGTTGGACAAATCTGCTCCGAACCGCGCTGCGTCTCCCCCGTTGCTCACAATTCCGCGGACGACATGTTCAGCTGCTTCTCCGTTGTTCAGATAATGCACCGCCACCTTCGCGCCGGCTGACGCCAGCAACTCGGCTATCGCTCTTCCAATTCCCCCGCTTGAGCCTGTTATGAGCGCCAGCTTGCCTTTCAGACTAATCTCCATACTCTCATGCATCTCCCTCCATATTGCTTGACCGCTATCTCACTCGAATTTCGACTACCTCCGCATGGCTGCTGCCGTTCGTAGCGGTAATCACGAGGCGTATGCGATCTGCGGCAACTGCCTTGTCCAAGGCATGCACCCGTTTACGCTGACGGTTGTTACGCTCTTCGAACAAGGTCAACCATTGACCGTCTTCGAGCCGTTCGATCCGGTAATCACGGACAAGCTCCGGCATGACCTCAAATGGCGTGCGATGATGATGCAGATTGATCAAATCCTCGTTCACATCATCATTAAAGATGAGATGGATTTCCCGAATGGGCACGGCTTCGCTCCATTGCAGCTCAAGCCATGGCTCGCTGCCGTCATGCATGCTTTGCGACAACCACATGTGCGGTCCCCCGTATGGACGCTTGTACCCGTCTATCACCTTGGATGGATGGAATGCCTTCGTCTCGTTAGACAGCTCGAAGCAGAACGGCTTGCGTACAACCCGTTTCATATTCCACTGAACGACAGGCTGATTCTGATCCAACGACTCCATGCCGCGCGCGACGTTCAGCTTCTTCTCGCGTACGAATGACAATATGCCCGTGTGCGGGGTGTGGGATAAGTACAAGTTGACCTTCTCATTCTCGCGTACGATCAAGAAAGCATTTTGCGCTTCTGTCGGATTCCAGTTCAATTGGAACGACACCCATTGCTTCTCGCCCGCCTGCACGGTTTGAACGCAATGCGCCTGCCTGTTTACCGGGATATAATTCTCCAATTTACCGGTATCCCATAGCTCAAGCGTAACGGTCGTGTCCTCTTCAGCATCAAGCAGCAGACGAATCGTTCCGATTCCCGAATCGACAGGCAAGATCAATCCGGCGTCGCTTGTCAGACGGAATTGCTCATCTGCTTCCGTAACTGCAATTCGGTCCAAATAGCTGGAAGCGGTGACCGCAGCACGCAGGCAGAGATCATCTGACGCGGTATTGCGCAAGCCGATAACCGATGCATCCTGCCACAGCAAGGTTTGTTGCAGCTCTTGCATATGCTCATTGAATAGTGTTCTTGGCGTAATCTCCTTGGATGCGCATATCGCCGCTGCGGTGCCTGCCGCTTCGCCCATCGTCGCGCAAGTCCCCATGACGCGCGTCGAGCCGAAAGCGACATGCGATGCGCTAATATTGCGTCCTGCGAACAGCATGTTGCGAACATTGACGGAGTACAGGCTTCGGAATGGGATGTGATAGATCCCGTCGGAGTGATAATGCATGGAAGTATACCCTGACGCATACATGCCCTCAGGCGGATGCAGATCGATCGACCAGCCTCCGAACGTGACATTATCCTCAAATTGCGTCTGTTTTTCGAGATCATTTTTGGTCATAACATAGTCGCCGATAAACCGCCTGTATTCCCTTCGACCTGGAACGCTGCCGACCCACTCCAGCGTCATGTTATCCGCATCGAACTTCCCAGAGTTCTTGATATAATCCCATATCCCGTAGATGACTGCCCACAATTCGTCGCGAATCCGCTCGTTATCATGAAGAGTGTCCAGCTCTCCGCCCCATTCGATCCACCAATAATGACAGCCCGAGTCACCGCTGTTCAGTACGCGTTTCATCGGGATCGGCGTTTGGGTAATATCCTTGGCGAAGCTTGGCGGGATATATTTCACCGGATGGCCGGCGTCCTTCGTATAGAATAGCAGCGTGCTGCCTAGAGTGATGTCATCCGCGACTTCCGGGGCCCAATCTTCGCCGTACTCCTCTCTTGATTCGCGCCCAATCCGATATTTGGCTCCAGCCAGAAACCCGACAAGGCCGTCGCCTGTACAATCGAGGAAGACCGGTCCCTCGAAGCGGATTCTCCGCTCTGAACCCATCATCCAGCCGGTAACGGCATGAATGACCCTGTCATCCTCATCGCCATCCGCTTCCACCTCGTGAACGTCAGTATTTAGAAACAACTGGATATTCGGTTCGCTGTATACCGTCTCCAGCACAATCAGATCCCATAGATACGGATTGCCATCCGGGTTCCGGTATTGATTCTCCACGAACATCTCGCCCATGATCCCGCCTTCACGCGCATACCGGTTCACACCATGGCCCGTTGCCCCTACTACCCATACCCTGACCTCGCTGCTGGAATTGCCGCCCAGCACGGAGCGATTCTGAATCAATGCCACCTTCTTGCCTAATCTGGCAGCCGCTACAGCAGCGCAGACACCGGCCAACCCTCCGCCTACGACCGTCACATCACTACGTACTATTTCATATTTCATTGTTTGATCACTCCTTAACCGATGTCGAAATTGCATATTGATCGACGGTGGAGCTATTGAGCTCTACGCCGAGTCCCGGACCGTCCGGTACAACCAGCGCACCGTCAGCGAAAGTAGGAAAAGGCTCGATCAGCGCTTCTCTGAGCGGATTAAGCAATCGATTATATTCATAGAGATAAGCGTTGCCGTACGCTGCCATCGCTTGAACGGCCGCTGCAACCTGAATGCCTGAGCCTACCCCGTGGAGCGCGATCTTCACCGAAAATGCTTCGGCGAGCTTGGCTATACGGTCCAACCCCGTGAAGCCGCCTGCACGTGTCACATTCGGCATGATGATATCGACGGCGCCTAACCGCAGCATGTCCCGAAAGCCTTGGGGAGTGAATTCGTTCTCGCCGGTGGCGAGCGGAATCCGAATGGCGCGATGGATAGCGAGAAGCCCTTCCGCATCTTCCGGCGGAATTGGTTCTTCGAACCATAGGATATTGAACGCCTCCAACTCCCGCGCAAGCGTGATTGCCGTACGCACGTCGTAAGCGCAATTCATGTCGACGAGCAGCTTGACATCTGGTCCCACCGCATCCTGCACGGATGCAAGATGCTTAAGATCCGTCTCGATCGATCGGCCTGCTTTCACCTTGATGGCACGAAATCCTTCGTTTACGTATTCCAACGCTTTCGCAGCCGATTCTGCCGGTTCATCAAAAAAGTACACAGGACTTGCATAACAATCGATTCGTTCGCGATGACGTCCGCCAAGCAACGCATGGATCGGCATTCCCGTCATTCGTCCCTTCAAATCCCAGCAAGCCATGTCGATGGCGCTCATAGCCTCCATGGCAAAGCCCCGCGTGTTGCCCATTCGGTTCAACGTGCCGTACATCCGATCCCAATGCACGGATGTGGCGAACGGGTCCACACCGATCAGCATCGGCGCGAATACTTCCTCGATGATAACGGCAGGAATGCTAGAACTTGGCAATCCCCAAGCTTCGCCGACTCCGACGTATCCGTCGTCCGTCGTAATCCTGACCAATGTGCTCGCTTGGCCGAACCGCGGCCTTGATGCGAAGGAAGCGCCCGGGAACAGCAGAGATGGCGGCACCTTATCGCTCCCTCCGAACAGCTTCGCAAAGCTGGCTTCCAGTTGTATAACTTCTATTCGCTCAATACGCATCGGCTCTTTGCTCTCCTTTAATCTGTTATCCTTTGACCGCTGTACTGGATATGCCTTGAATAATGAATCGCTGACCGATCAGGAATACCGCAATCATCGGGATAATGCCCGCCGTGGCTGCCGCCATCATCCCGTTATAGTCGACATAATGTTCGTCAATGAAATTCTGAAGCCCTAGTGGGATCGTGAACAGCTCCTTATCCAACAGGAATACTAAGGCGTTCTCATAATCATTCCAATGCCAGGAGAAGTCGATAATCGCGAAAGTTGCAAGCGCCGGCTTGGCCAGCGGGAGCATCAGTTGGAAGAAAATCCGAAAATGTCCTGCTCCATCGATCATCGCAGATTCGGAAATGTCCATCGGAATACCAATAAAAAATTGTCTAAGCATAAACACGCCGAATATCGTGAACATCCCTGGCAGAATTAAGGCAAGATGCGTATTGTAAATGCCCAGCCACTCGAACATAAGAAATTTCGGCACGAACAAGATTTGAGGCGGTATCATCATCATGGATAAGTAGAAAATGAAGATCGGCCCCCGACCCGGGAAATCGACCCTGGCGAAGCCATACGCCGCGAATGCCGCAAGCAGCGTGGCGCCAAACATGCTGATCAGACTGATTTTAATCGAATTCCAATAATAGACGGCGAAGCTCTCTCTGCCTGTCCATACCTTGATGTGGTGATCCAGCAAGATCTCGGCAGGAATCCAGCGAATCGGGTATAGGAATACCTCCTGCGGGCTTTTGAACGAAGCACTGATCATCCACAGGAAAGGAAGGATCATCGCAATGCCGAAGACGAGCATCAGGCCGGTAAGCAGCAGCTTCTTGAAGCTGTCCTTGCGCCGTGTTGTCATTGTAGCCATCCTAATCTCCTCCGACCATTAGTAGTGAACCCATTTCTTCTGCGCTGCCCATTGAATGACGGTAATGATCATGATCAGCAAAAACAATATCCAGGATATAGCAGCCGCATATCCCATCTCGTAATAGCGGAACGCTGTCTTGTAAACGAAGAGCGACAGCACATGCGAGCTTGTTCCGGGTCCTCCATGCGTGATCGCCTCGATGATGCCGAATGCCTTGACGGTTGTGATGAAACCCGTAATGAGCAGGAAGAGCGTGGTCGGACTCACAAGCGGCAGCAAGATGTGCCGTATCGTCGTCAAGCGTTTCGCTCCGTCAATCTTCGCCGCCTCCAGCAGCTCAGGCGATATCTCCTGCAGCGCGGCAAGATAAATGATCATGTTGTACCCCAGCAGGAACCACACCCAAATCATATCAAAGGCGAACATCGGCGTATCGATCGTCGAGAACCAGCCCGGCGGGTTGGCGATGCCAATCGAGCGCAGGAATGCATTGATCGGGCCGTCCTTGGCATGAAACAGCAGCATCCACACAAAAGCCACCGCCACGCCGCTCGTAATGTAAGGCAAGAAATACATGGCGCGCAGCATATTTTTCAGATAGACGCTCTGGTTCAGCAGGACAGCCACAATAAAAGCGAGAAAGATACTGAGCGGAACGGCAGCCAGGAACACAAGCGTATTTGTCAGCGAGTCATAAAAAACGGGATCCTGAAACAACCGGATAAAATTGTCAAAGCCAACGAAGCTGGCGCTGCGGGTCGTAAACTGCCAATCCGTGAACGTAACCGCGAGCGAAAACATAGCAGGCAAGAAGAAAAAGAGGAGGATTCCCAGCATATTAGGCGCAATAAAGAGATAGCCGACGAGCTGCTGCCTTTTCATCCAACTGATTCTCAAGCTAGGTGACTCCCTTCTATCTAATCGTGGAGGGAGCGGCAGCACCGCTCCTTACACGACAGAGCATCGATTATTTGGACTGCTTTATAAAGTCGTTGTGGCGCTTGACGATATTGGCCACGGTGTCGTCAAGCGACTGCGCATGCGTGAAATACTTCTCATATTCTTCCTTCCGCATGTCGATCACTTGCTGCTCCAAGTTCAGCGTGAACTTCTCCAGGTCGTCCCGCAGCAGCACCTTTTTGACGGAATCCAGGTCGTAGGTGTCCTCTACACCTTTCAATAACAGCTCTAGCGCCAATTCTCCGTCCGCATCCTTAGAAGCCGGCAGTCGTCCGCCCGCAGCCTGAGGAAGCATGCCGCCGTCCGCATACCACTTCAGGAACTTCCAAGCCGCTTCGACATTTTCCGATTTTGCATTGATCGATATGGCGTCGCCAACGCCTCCGATCGTCTTGAAGTCGCCTTGCTCCGTGGTCACCTTAGGAATCGGTGCGAATGCGATCTTGAAGTCGCGCGGATAGTCCTTCATGTTGTTGGCGAAGCGGAATATCCATTCGCCGGCATAGAACATGGCAGCCTTGCCGCCAAGGAAATCGGCTTCAATCGGCATTTTATTCGAGATCTGCTCGCCCATCGGCGGCGTTGTCTTATCTTCAAACATCATCTCATTCAGAATCTCCAGATAACGGCGTGCGTTCGGATCGCCCAGATTCGACGTCCCATCAGGCAGAATGTTGCCCTTGGCAGCGATCGAGCCGTCCATGATGAAGTCTAGTTCGCGCAGGGTCTGCACCATACCCCATCGATCATTTGTCCCTAACTGCTTGGCGTAATCCTTAACATCCTCCCAAGTCCAGTCATATGGCACAGGCAAGCCCGCTGCGTCCAATGCGTCTTTGTTCAACCACATAAAATAAATGTTCTTCTTCGTCGGCATCGCATAGTATTTTCCCTCCACCTGCCATGCCTTGGCGTCGGGGCCGATCTTGTCATCGATGTCGTAATCCCCGAATTGGGCGAGGTCGACAGCATTGCCGGCCTGCACCCGCTTCTCCAATCTTGGGAGCAAATAGCTGGCATAGAGATCGACGCCTTGGCCGGTCATGAGAGCGGTGTCCAGCTTCAAGTTGCCGGCGTCGTCATTCACATATCGAACGTACTCGACCTGAATATCGGGGTTCTCCTTGTTCCAATTATCAACGACCTCCTGCGGTCCCGCTTCGGCAGGTACGCCACCCCAGAAGGTCAGCTTGATCGGTTCGCCGTTCCCCTTGTTCGCAGACGAATCGGTTTGCTTCTCATTGCCGACTGCTGTAGGCGCAACCCCGTTATTGCCTCCCGTGCATGCGGATAATAACAGTACGTTCACCAGCAATACGAGCGTGATAAGGCCAAGCTTAGATTGTCTCTTCATCTTTCAACCCTCCATGTAATTGTTGCTTGCAATTACACTATAGCAAGCCGAGCGCTCTCGAATAATGAATAGATCCAATGCTTGTATGGAACATATCACTCCGATTATGCAGGCGGAGAGCA
This genomic window contains:
- a CDS encoding ROK family protein — its product is MRIGAIEAGGTKFICGIGNEQGIIEDKISFPTSEPERTLEQVISYFEHNNVDSIGIGSFGPIDIHPSSSYYGCVTTTPKPGWANFPFLKSLKQVFDVPFGWDTDVNAAALGESMWGSARGLDSCIYYTIGTGIGVGVFAEGRLVHGLVHPEGGHLLTRRHPEDRFEGNCPYHGDCLEGMAAGPAIEKRWNRKGCDIPADHLAWSMEAYYIGQSVTASILMLSPKKIILGGGVMHQKQLYPLIRKEVQSNLNGYVSAKSIVDNIDDYIVPPALGDNAGLCGALALGLQTMEGSGR
- a CDS encoding 3-oxoacyl-ACP reductase family protein — translated: MEISLKGKLALITGSSGGIGRAIAELLASAGAKVAVHYLNNGEAAEHVVRGIVSNGGDAARFGADLSNTAEIERLVNEVENVFKQPIDILVNNAGHLIERRLNENMTEQLYDAVMDVNFKSTVFACKHVIPGMKRIGGGVIINMASVAVLNGGGSGAQIYAASKSAIQTYSKGLATELASSGIRVNVLAPGFIGQTAFHDTFTPPAARNKAVEHIPLGREGTPEDVAGSALFLASELARYITGHTIHINGGMYMS
- a CDS encoding FAD-dependent oxidoreductase, which translates into the protein MKYEIVRSDVTVVGGGLAGVCAAVAAARLGKKVALIQNRSVLGGNSSSEVRVWVVGATGHGVNRYAREGGIMGEMFVENQYRNPDGNPYLWDLIVLETVYSEPNIQLFLNTDVHEVEADGDEDDRVIHAVTGWMMGSERRIRFEGPVFLDCTGDGLVGFLAGAKYRIGRESREEYGEDWAPEVADDITLGSTLLFYTKDAGHPVKYIPPSFAKDITQTPIPMKRVLNSGDSGCHYWWIEWGGELDTLHDNERIRDELWAVIYGIWDYIKNSGKFDADNMTLEWVGSVPGRREYRRFIGDYVMTKNDLEKQTQFEDNVTFGGWSIDLHPPEGMYASGYTSMHYHSDGIYHIPFRSLYSVNVRNMLFAGRNISASHVAFGSTRVMGTCATMGEAAGTAAAICASKEITPRTLFNEHMQELQQTLLWQDASVIGLRNTASDDLCLRAAVTASSYLDRIAVTEADEQFRLTSDAGLILPVDSGIGTIRLLLDAEEDTTVTLELWDTGKLENYIPVNRQAHCVQTVQAGEKQWVSFQLNWNPTEAQNAFLIVRENEKVNLYLSHTPHTGILSFVREKKLNVARGMESLDQNQPVVQWNMKRVVRKPFCFELSNETKAFHPSKVIDGYKRPYGGPHMWLSQSMHDGSEPWLELQWSEAVPIREIHLIFNDDVNEDLINLHHHRTPFEVMPELVRDYRIERLEDGQWLTLFEERNNRQRKRVHALDKAVAADRIRLVITATNGSSHAEVVEIRVR
- a CDS encoding mandelate racemase/muconate lactonizing enzyme family protein, whose translation is MRIERIEVIQLEASFAKLFGGSDKVPPSLLFPGASFASRPRFGQASTLVRITTDDGYVGVGEAWGLPSSSIPAVIIEEVFAPMLIGVDPFATSVHWDRMYGTLNRMGNTRGFAMEAMSAIDMACWDLKGRMTGMPIHALLGGRHRERIDCYASPVYFFDEPAESAAKALEYVNEGFRAIKVKAGRSIETDLKHLASVQDAVGPDVKLLVDMNCAYDVRTAITLARELEAFNILWFEEPIPPEDAEGLLAIHRAIRIPLATGENEFTPQGFRDMLRLGAVDIIMPNVTRAGGFTGLDRIAKLAEAFSVKIALHGVGSGIQVAAAVQAMAAYGNAYLYEYNRLLNPLREALIEPFPTFADGALVVPDGPGLGVELNSSTVDQYAISTSVKE
- a CDS encoding carbohydrate ABC transporter permease; this encodes MATMTTRRKDSFKKLLLTGLMLVFGIAMILPFLWMISASFKSPQEVFLYPIRWIPAEILLDHHIKVWTGRESFAVYYWNSIKISLISMFGATLLAAFAAYGFARVDFPGRGPIFIFYLSMMMIPPQILFVPKFLMFEWLGIYNTHLALILPGMFTIFGVFMLRQFFIGIPMDISESAMIDGAGHFRIFFQLMLPLAKPALATFAIIDFSWHWNDYENALVFLLDKELFTIPLGLQNFIDEHYVDYNGMMAAATAGIIPMIAVFLIGQRFIIQGISSTAVKG
- a CDS encoding sugar ABC transporter permease; the protein is MRISWMKRQQLVGYLFIAPNMLGILLFFFLPAMFSLAVTFTDWQFTTRSASFVGFDNFIRLFQDPVFYDSLTNTLVFLAAVPLSIFLAFIVAVLLNQSVYLKNMLRAMYFLPYITSGVAVAFVWMLLFHAKDGPINAFLRSIGIANPPGWFSTIDTPMFAFDMIWVWFLLGYNMIIYLAALQEISPELLEAAKIDGAKRLTTIRHILLPLVSPTTLFLLITGFITTVKAFGIIEAITHGGPGTSSHVLSLFVYKTAFRYYEMGYAAAISWILFLLIMIITVIQWAAQKKWVHY
- a CDS encoding extracellular solute-binding protein, which gives rise to MKRQSKLGLITLVLLVNVLLLSACTGGNNGVAPTAVGNEKQTDSSANKGNGEPIKLTFWGGVPAEAGPQEVVDNWNKENPDIQVEYVRYVNDDAGNLKLDTALMTGQGVDLYASYLLPRLEKRVQAGNAVDLAQFGDYDIDDKIGPDAKAWQVEGKYYAMPTKKNIYFMWLNKDALDAAGLPVPYDWTWEDVKDYAKQLGTNDRWGMVQTLRELDFIMDGSIAAKGNILPDGTSNLGDPNARRYLEILNEMMFEDKTTPPMGEQISNKMPIEADFLGGKAAMFYAGEWIFRFANNMKDYPRDFKIAFAPIPKVTTEQGDFKTIGGVGDAISINAKSENVEAAWKFLKWYADGGMLPQAAGGRLPASKDADGELALELLLKGVEDTYDLDSVKKVLLRDDLEKFTLNLEQQVIDMRKEEYEKYFTHAQSLDDTVANIVKRHNDFIKQSK